The following are from one region of the Streptomyces tuirus genome:
- the ppdK gene encoding pyruvate, phosphate dikinase, whose translation MSENKDLPVAEQAASVEGVKFVYDFTEGNKDLKDLLGGKGANLAEMTNLGLPVPPGFTITTEACKVYLESGEEPAALRDEVTAHLDALEARMGKKLGQADDPLLVSVRSGAKFSMPGMMDTVLNIGLSDKSVQGLAKQAGDDRFAWDSYRRLIQMFGKTVLGVDGELFEDALDAAKAAKKVTVDTELEAADLKKLVTKFKKIVKTEAGRDFPQDPREQMDLAIHAVFDSWNTDRAKLYRRQERIPGDLGTAVNVCSMVFGNLGPDSGTGVAFTRDPASGHQGVYGDYLQNAQGEDVVAGIRNTVPLAELEQIDKKSYDQLMQIMETLENHYKDLCDIEFTIERGVLWMLQTRVGKRTAGAAFRIATQLVDQGLIDEAEALTRVNGAQLAQLMFPRFDESAKVEQVGRGIAASPGAAVGKAVFDSYTAVKWSRSGEKVILIRRETNPDDLDGMIAAEGILTSRGGKTSHAAVVARGMGKTCVCGAEELEVDTKRRRMTVPGGHVVEEGDVVSIDGSSGKVYLGEVPVVPSPVVEYFEGRMHPGADDADELVEAVHRMMAFADRKRRLRVRANADNAEDALRARRFGAQGIGLCRTEHMFLGDRRELVERLILADTDAEREESLKQLLPLQKQDFVQLFESMDGLPVTVRLLDPPLHEFLPDITELSVRVALAESRQEPHENELRLLQAVHRLHEQNPMLGLRGVRLGLVIPGLFTMQVRAIAEAAAERKAAKGDPRAEIMIPLVGTVQELEIVREEADAVIAEVEAASGTQLKLSIGTMIELPRAALTAGQIAEAAQFFSFGTNDLTQTVWGFSRDDVEASFFTAYLEKGIFGVSPFETIDKDGVGSLVKLAAKAGRETRPDLKLGVCGEHGGDPESVHFFHEVGLDYVSCSPFRIPVARLEAGRAAVQSEGSDHR comes from the coding sequence GTGTCGGAAAACAAAGATCTCCCGGTAGCCGAGCAGGCCGCGAGCGTTGAGGGCGTGAAGTTCGTCTATGACTTCACCGAGGGCAACAAGGACCTCAAGGACCTCCTCGGTGGCAAGGGCGCGAACCTCGCGGAGATGACGAACCTGGGCCTTCCGGTCCCTCCCGGCTTCACCATCACCACCGAGGCCTGCAAGGTCTACCTGGAAAGCGGCGAGGAGCCCGCGGCACTGCGTGACGAGGTGACCGCCCACCTCGACGCGCTCGAGGCCCGCATGGGCAAGAAGCTCGGCCAGGCCGACGACCCGCTGCTGGTGTCGGTGCGCTCGGGCGCCAAGTTCTCCATGCCCGGCATGATGGACACCGTCCTCAACATCGGCCTCTCCGACAAGTCGGTGCAGGGCCTGGCCAAGCAGGCCGGCGACGACCGGTTCGCCTGGGACTCCTACCGCCGCCTCATCCAGATGTTCGGCAAGACCGTCCTGGGCGTCGACGGCGAGCTGTTCGAGGACGCGCTGGACGCGGCCAAGGCGGCCAAGAAGGTCACGGTCGACACCGAGCTGGAGGCCGCCGACCTCAAGAAGCTCGTCACCAAGTTCAAGAAGATCGTCAAGACCGAGGCCGGCCGGGACTTCCCGCAGGACCCGCGCGAGCAGATGGACCTCGCCATCCACGCGGTCTTCGACTCCTGGAACACCGACCGGGCCAAGCTCTACCGCCGCCAGGAGCGCATCCCCGGCGACCTCGGCACCGCGGTCAACGTCTGTTCCATGGTCTTCGGCAACCTCGGCCCCGACTCCGGCACCGGCGTCGCCTTCACCCGCGACCCCGCCTCCGGCCACCAGGGCGTGTACGGCGACTACCTCCAGAACGCGCAGGGCGAGGACGTCGTCGCGGGCATCCGCAACACCGTGCCGCTCGCCGAGCTGGAGCAGATCGACAAGAAGTCCTACGACCAGCTGATGCAGATCATGGAGACGCTGGAGAACCATTACAAGGACCTCTGCGACATCGAGTTCACCATCGAGCGCGGTGTGCTGTGGATGCTCCAGACCCGCGTCGGCAAGCGCACCGCGGGCGCGGCCTTCCGCATCGCGACCCAGCTGGTGGACCAGGGCCTGATCGACGAGGCCGAGGCGCTCACCCGCGTCAACGGCGCCCAGCTGGCGCAGCTGATGTTCCCGCGCTTCGACGAGAGCGCCAAGGTCGAGCAGGTCGGGCGCGGCATCGCCGCCTCCCCGGGCGCGGCCGTCGGCAAGGCCGTCTTCGACTCCTACACGGCCGTGAAGTGGTCGCGGTCCGGCGAGAAGGTCATCCTGATCCGCCGTGAGACCAACCCCGACGACCTGGACGGCATGATCGCCGCCGAGGGCATCCTGACCTCGCGCGGCGGCAAGACCTCCCACGCGGCCGTCGTCGCGCGCGGCATGGGCAAGACCTGTGTCTGCGGCGCCGAGGAGCTGGAGGTCGACACCAAGCGCCGCCGGATGACCGTGCCGGGCGGGCACGTCGTCGAGGAGGGCGACGTCGTCTCCATCGACGGCTCCTCCGGCAAGGTCTACCTCGGTGAGGTACCCGTCGTGCCGTCGCCGGTCGTGGAGTACTTCGAGGGCCGGATGCACCCGGGCGCCGACGACGCCGACGAGCTCGTCGAGGCCGTCCACCGGATGATGGCCTTCGCCGACCGCAAGCGCCGCCTGCGGGTGCGCGCCAACGCCGACAACGCCGAGGACGCGCTGCGCGCCCGCCGGTTCGGCGCCCAGGGGATCGGCCTGTGCCGCACCGAGCACATGTTCCTCGGCGACCGGCGCGAGCTGGTGGAGCGGCTGATCCTGGCCGACACGGACGCCGAGCGCGAGGAGTCCCTCAAGCAGCTGCTCCCGCTCCAGAAGCAGGACTTCGTCCAGCTCTTCGAGTCGATGGACGGCCTCCCGGTCACCGTCCGCCTCCTGGACCCGCCGCTGCACGAGTTCCTGCCCGACATCACGGAACTCTCGGTCCGCGTGGCCCTGGCGGAATCCCGCCAGGAGCCGCACGAGAACGAACTGCGCCTGCTCCAGGCCGTCCACCGGCTGCACGAGCAGAACCCGATGCTGGGCCTGCGCGGTGTGCGTCTCGGCCTGGTCATCCCCGGCCTGTTCACCATGCAGGTCCGGGCGATCGCCGAGGCCGCGGCCGAGCGCAAGGCCGCCAAGGGCGACCCGCGCGCCGAGATCATGATCCCGCTCGTGGGCACGGTGCAGGAGCTGGAGATCGTGCGCGAGGAGGCCGACGCGGTCATCGCCGAGGTCGAGGCGGCCTCGGGCACGCAGCTGAAGCTGTCCATCGGCACGATGATCGAGCTGCCGCGCGCCGCGCTGACCGCCGGTCAGATCGCCGAGGCGGCCCAGTTCTTCTCCTTCGGCACGAACGACCTCACCCAGACGGTGTGGGGCTTCAGCCGGGACGACGTGGAGGCGAGCTTCTTCACGGCGTACCTGGAGAAGGGCATCTTCGGTGTCTCCCCGTTCGAGACGATCGACAAGGACGGTGTCGGCTCCCTGGTGAAGCTGGCCGCCAAGGCCGGCCGCGAGACCCGGCCCGACCTCAAGCTCGGCGTCTGCGGCGAGCACGGCGGCGACCCCGAGTCGGTCCACTTCTTCCACGAGGTGGGACTCGACTACGTCTCCTGCTCCCCGTTCCGTATCCCCGTGGCACGCCTGGAAGCGGGCCGGGCGGCGGTCCAGTCCGAGGGCAGCGACCACCGCTGA
- a CDS encoding site-specific integrase: MAKVYDRWHLSRPPADAEPCEEHSTRTKPVYASRDHGIGKRWQVRYRDPAGEQKKENFAKRTAADARAAEVQNELDKGEYVDRVTRRQTFRDYAEEWRASATHRQRTESNVERGLRLHVYPLLGNHQIAGIKRSDIRAWLKDRSAVLAPSSLRTPWNALFGVMAAAHYDGIVRSNPCHGVDLPDIRQPEVVPLEPAVVRALLAAASPRYRALMRLAATTGLRQGELFGLEVEHVDLRAGTLEVEQQLVGPDKGVPYLGEPKTEKSYRTVPLSASATAAVEEHLKAYPPVEIEIEDRTDPRKPCTRKARLLFVSETGDPIRRGSWSKVWARMVKRADKDLAAAGSPLRVPDGTTTHDCRHFYASVLIKHGASVKKVQRRLGHAKPSTTLDLYVHLYEDGEDTTAALIDEALSDVP, encoded by the coding sequence GTGGCGAAGGTGTATGACCGCTGGCATCTGAGCCGGCCGCCAGCTGATGCAGAGCCGTGCGAGGAGCACAGCACCCGCACGAAACCCGTGTACGCGAGCCGCGACCACGGGATCGGGAAGCGCTGGCAGGTCCGCTACCGGGACCCGGCCGGCGAGCAGAAGAAGGAGAACTTCGCCAAGCGGACCGCGGCCGATGCTCGGGCCGCCGAGGTACAGAACGAACTCGACAAAGGCGAGTACGTCGACCGCGTCACGCGCCGCCAGACCTTCCGGGACTACGCGGAGGAGTGGCGCGCCTCGGCCACGCACAGGCAGCGGACCGAGTCCAACGTCGAGCGAGGCCTACGACTGCACGTCTATCCGCTGCTCGGCAACCACCAGATAGCCGGCATTAAGCGATCAGACATCCGGGCCTGGCTGAAGGATCGGTCCGCGGTCCTCGCCCCTTCCAGCCTCCGCACCCCCTGGAACGCCCTCTTCGGCGTCATGGCGGCGGCCCACTACGACGGCATCGTCCGCTCGAACCCCTGCCATGGCGTCGACCTCCCGGACATTCGACAGCCCGAGGTAGTGCCGCTCGAGCCAGCGGTCGTCCGCGCGCTGCTGGCCGCCGCCTCTCCCCGCTATCGGGCGCTCATGCGCCTGGCAGCGACGACGGGGCTCCGGCAGGGCGAGCTGTTCGGCCTGGAGGTCGAGCACGTCGACTTGCGGGCCGGGACGCTGGAGGTCGAGCAGCAGCTGGTGGGCCCCGACAAGGGCGTGCCGTATCTGGGCGAGCCGAAGACCGAGAAGAGTTACCGCACCGTCCCGCTGTCGGCGTCCGCCACGGCTGCTGTCGAGGAGCACCTCAAGGCGTACCCGCCCGTCGAGATCGAGATTGAGGACCGGACTGATCCGCGTAAGCCGTGTACGCGCAAGGCTCGGCTGCTGTTCGTGAGCGAGACGGGGGATCCGATCCGGCGCGGGTCGTGGTCGAAGGTGTGGGCCCGCATGGTGAAGCGCGCCGACAAGGATCTAGCAGCTGCAGGGTCGCCGTTGCGTGTGCCGGACGGGACGACGACGCACGACTGCCGCCACTTCTATGCCTCGGTGCTGATCAAGCATGGGGCGAGTGTGAAGAAGGTGCAGCGGCGCCTCGGTCACGCTAAGCCATCGACGACCCTGGACCTGTACGTCCATCTGTACGAGGACGGGGAGGACACGACGGCCGCGCTCATCGATGAGGCCCTGAGTGATGTGCCCTGA
- a CDS encoding ROK family transcriptional regulator, which translates to MTGQPGRTGRGAGQASAGDLLELVRSRRAVTRGALQQATGLSRATVGQRLDRLFRAGWLREGAGGPVDSPLGGRPSVTLEFDDEHAVVLAADLDTRHARSAVLSLSGEILAEHSGTLVIEDGPDAVLGELGRWFAELLVKTGRGAETVCGVGLAVPGPVDTETGRVVQPPIMPGWDGYDIRGRMARALAEHAGAAAVPVLVDNDANLMAYGEQRTAYPGCSAFVLVKVSTGIGAGVVVDGAVFRGIDGGAGDIGHIRVPEGAEALCRCGSYGCLAAVASGGAVARRLAETGVPAASGSDVRDLLASGHPEAVGLAREAGRRVGDVLATVVTLLNPGVLMIAGDLAGTPFVTGVRELLYQRALPRSTAHLEVVTARLGERAALVGAGAMVVEHLYAPERVEERLRALGV; encoded by the coding sequence ATGACCGGACAGCCCGGGAGAACCGGACGAGGCGCGGGGCAGGCGAGCGCCGGCGATCTGCTCGAACTGGTGCGCAGCCGACGCGCCGTGACCCGGGGTGCCCTGCAACAGGCGACCGGACTGTCCCGGGCCACCGTCGGGCAGCGCCTGGACCGGCTCTTCCGCGCGGGCTGGCTGCGCGAGGGCGCCGGGGGGCCGGTGGACTCCCCGCTGGGCGGGCGGCCCTCCGTCACCCTGGAGTTCGACGACGAGCACGCGGTGGTCCTGGCCGCCGACCTCGACACCCGGCACGCCCGGTCCGCCGTGCTGTCGCTGAGCGGCGAGATCCTCGCCGAGCACTCCGGCACCCTCGTCATCGAGGACGGACCGGACGCCGTCCTCGGCGAACTCGGCCGCTGGTTCGCCGAGTTGCTGGTCAAGACCGGGCGCGGGGCCGAGACGGTCTGCGGGGTCGGTCTCGCGGTGCCGGGCCCGGTCGACACCGAGACCGGCCGCGTCGTCCAGCCGCCGATCATGCCCGGCTGGGACGGCTACGACATACGGGGCCGGATGGCCCGGGCGCTCGCCGAGCACGCGGGCGCCGCCGCGGTTCCGGTGCTGGTGGACAACGACGCCAACCTGATGGCCTACGGCGAACAGCGCACCGCCTACCCGGGCTGCTCCGCCTTCGTCCTGGTGAAGGTCTCCACCGGCATCGGCGCCGGGGTCGTGGTGGACGGCGCCGTGTTCCGGGGCATCGACGGCGGCGCCGGCGACATCGGGCACATCCGGGTCCCGGAGGGCGCCGAGGCGCTGTGCCGGTGCGGTTCCTACGGCTGTCTGGCCGCCGTCGCGAGCGGTGGTGCGGTGGCGCGGCGGCTGGCGGAGACCGGGGTGCCGGCCGCCTCCGGCTCGGACGTACGGGATCTGCTGGCGTCCGGGCACCCGGAGGCGGTCGGGCTCGCCCGGGAGGCCGGGCGCCGGGTCGGGGACGTCCTCGCGACGGTCGTGACGCTGCTCAACCCCGGCGTGCTGATGATCGCCGGGGATCTGGCCGGAACTCCCTTCGTGACAGGGGTCCGCGAACTGCTGTACCAGCGGGCGCTGCCCCGCTCCACCGCCCACCTGGAGGTGGTCACCGCGCGGCTGGGTGAGCGGGCCGCGCTGGTGGGAGCCGGTGCGATGGTCGTGGAGCACCTCTACGCGCCCGAGCGGGTCGAGGAGCGGCTGCGCGCGCTCGGGGTGTGA
- a CDS encoding helix-turn-helix domain-containing protein, with protein sequence MQTVAFRVGELRKRKGLTAAEVGQLMQAEGFKWDRFTVSNLEKGKRQNVSLTEWLGLAHVLDVSPLHLLVPLEDVEYNVTPETVAPAARVRAWVRGVEPLPGTDQRIFYTEVPLNEVRRREAKRELFEQLGEWGAVDVEAEKRRDPGTWENDSGEGV encoded by the coding sequence GTGCAGACTGTGGCCTTCAGGGTCGGTGAACTGCGGAAACGAAAGGGCCTCACAGCAGCCGAAGTTGGCCAGCTAATGCAGGCAGAAGGCTTCAAGTGGGACCGCTTCACCGTCTCCAATCTCGAGAAGGGGAAGCGGCAGAACGTGAGCCTGACGGAGTGGCTAGGGCTCGCCCACGTCCTCGACGTGTCCCCTCTGCACCTTCTCGTGCCGCTCGAGGACGTCGAGTACAACGTGACGCCCGAGACCGTGGCGCCGGCGGCCCGCGTGCGGGCTTGGGTGCGTGGCGTGGAGCCACTGCCCGGGACGGATCAGCGGATCTTCTACACGGAAGTGCCGTTGAACGAGGTGCGAAGGCGGGAAGCTAAGCGCGAGCTCTTCGAGCAGTTGGGCGAGTGGGGCGCGGTCGACGTCGAGGCGGAGAAACGGCGCGACCCCGGAACCTGGGAGAACGACAGTGGCGAAGGTGTATGA